In Drosophila bipectinata strain 14024-0381.07 chromosome 2R, DbipHiC1v2, whole genome shotgun sequence, one genomic interval encodes:
- the LOC108131641 gene encoding uncharacterized protein, which yields MCSRTRWGRIDPSIQVNLVHGPTSRVIQLNRRTLPRRVEQQLLLMASPSPFLNFMNKFRLDEILINHQYKGVYSMRTAATITELATYTWNVMSVTDRQPYIQLARKAQQIQQARKQHFLGNSNRPLTKRPAHCPVVV from the coding sequence ATGTGCTCGAGAACGCGTTGGGGGCGGATCGATCCGAGCATTCAGGTGAATCTGGTGCACGGCCCCACCAGCCGGGTCATCCAGTTGAATCGTAGGACTCTGCCGCGGCGAGTCGAACAGCAGTTGCTGCTCATGGCCTCGCCGTCGCCGTTTCTCAACTTCATGAACAAATTCCGGCTGGATGAGATCCTAATCAACCACCAGTATAAGGGCGTCTATAGTATGCGCACCGCGGCCACCATCACCGAACTAGCTACCTATACGTGGAACGTGATGTCCGTAACCGATCGCCAGCCGTACATACAGCTGGCCCGGAAGGCGCAGCAGATTCAGCAGGCGCGGAAGCAGCACTTTCTGGGCAACAGCAATCGGCCGTTGACCAAGAGACCTGCCCACTGTCCTGTTGTTGTCTGA
- the LOC108131416 gene encoding uncharacterized protein, producing the protein MDIEGRQSKSRFTNFQCISYNESYCRFEKCKLSLLGRGRVGASFYLKMFVLPADNAWINWSIYRRYNGWRPFLYNISTDFCHLMKNSNKLSFEGLVINAIMTKSNLNHTCPYNHDIIMDNLEYSDDFLRNLPLPQGDYKIELRFATDKVWRVQVTVFILKAE; encoded by the exons ATGGATATTGAAGGACGACAATCGAAATCTAGGTTTACCAACTTCCAGTGCATATCCTATAATGAATCATATTGTCGATTTGAAAAGTGCAAGCTTAGTCTGCTGGGCCGAGGACGAGTGGGTGCAtcgttttatttgaaaatgtttgtGTTACCGGCGGATAATGCCTGG atcAACTGGAGCATTTATCGTCGATACAATGGCTGGCGTCCATTTCTGTATAACATAAGTACCGATTTCTGTCATTTGATGAAAAATTCAAACAAGCTGTCGTTCGAGGGTCTGGTCATTAACGCAATCATGACGAAATCAAACCTTAATCACACCTGTCCCTATAAC CACGACATAATAATGGATAATCTGGAGTATTCAGATGATTTCCTAAGGAACCTGCCTCTTCCACAGGGGGACTATAAAATCGAATTGCGGTTTGCAACTGATAAAGTCTGGAGAGTCCAAGTCAcagttttcattttaaaagccgaataa